Genomic DNA from Leptospiraceae bacterium:
AGATGGAAAAGATTTTTTATTAGGGGGACGCAATATTCCACTTTGGATTTCCATTTTTACAATGTCAGCCACATGGCTCGGCGGTGGATATATCAATGGAAGTGCGGAAGCTACATATAAGAGTGGACTAGTCTGGTTGCAAGCACCATGGGGATATGCCATTAGCCTCATCTTCGGTGGAATTTTTTTCGCAAAGATTATGCGAAAATTCAAATACCGCACAATGATTGATCCACTAGAACAACGCTTTGGAAAAAAAATGGCGGCTGTTTTATTTCTTCCTGCTCTCGTCGGCGAATTATTTTGGACAGCCGCGATTCTTTCTGCTCTCGGATCTACATTTGGAATCGTAATTGGTCTTGACTTTAATGTATCTGTTATTCTATCCGCGGCTGTGGCTATTGGATATACTGCGCTCGGAGGATTATGGGCAGTAGCCTTGACAGATGTAATTCAACTATCTCTTTTATTTCTAGGATTGGGCATCATTCTTCCCTTTATCATAGATTCAAGCGGGAGCCTCACATTAACATGGGCTGCCTACAGCGCAAAATGGGGAGAAGCCGCATCATTCATTCCTTCTAGTGTGGCACTTGGAACTTCTTATTGGGTTTGGTGGGACTATGCATTCTTACTCATATTCGGAGGCATTCCCTGGCATAGTTATTTCCAAAGAGTATTAGCGGCTAAGACCGATAAGGCAGCAGTGAGTTTTTCCATCATTGCTGGCTTTGTTTGTCTTTTTGCTGCAATTCCGCCCATCATTATTGGCATGGTAGGCGCAGTTACGGATTGGACTCCTTATGGAGGGGCACCCGAGAATTCATTGAATATTTTACCCTATGTAATGAAATATTTAACTCCTACAGTCGTTGCAACTATTGGGCTTGCGGCAGTTACTACAGCAGTGATGTCATCCGTCGATTCATCGATGTTATCCGCTGCCTCTATGTCTGCCTGGAATATTTATCGTCCTCTGATAGAACCTAGCATTTCTAGCAAACGCATAAATAATCTAATTAAAATTTTTGTTTGGGTGAATGGAGCTTTAGCGACACTGATTGCTCTTCAAGTGCAAAGTATTTATACACTTTGGATTTTATGTAGTGATTTCGTCTACTGCTTATTATTCCCTGCACTGGTAACAGCGTTATTTGACAAGAGAGCGAATTTTTATGGAGCACTCTCTGGATTTGTTATTGCTTTCATTCTTCGCTTTGGAGGAGGTGAGCCTTCTCTCGGTTTACCAACTATCTTGCCTTATCCAATACTGGATGCTACCTCAGAATTCGGACAGGACGGAATTCGAATCGCAGTATTGTTTCCATTTCGCACTTTCGCAATGCTTTGTGGGCTAATGAGTATTATACTTATATCAAGACTCACTCAAAGCCTTTCCGCTCCAAAAGCGCTTGTAGTGCATGAGTCGGAAGCTTTAAGCCAAGACTCAAACTAAATTGAAATCCTAGAATTTAAATTTACATTGCATACATAGACCTATCCAGCATTCTTCAAAGAATTGATTCCACTTCAAGAATATTGCCTTTATAGAGTATTCTATGATTTTTAAAATCCTAACAACCACATGAACAAATCAATTTTACTTTTACAAAAAAAATAAAAAAATGTTTTTTAATAAATCAGATATGCAAAGCTGACTTAGAATACAATTTGAGGAAAAAGTTTCATGAAAGTTTGTGTAATTGGAAGTGGTTATGTTGGACTAGTAGCTGGTGCATGTTTTGCGGAATACGGTAACGATATTATCTGCGTTGATATTGACGAAAAAAAAATCAATAATCTAAAGAATGGAATTATTCCCATCTATGAGCCGGGACTTTCCGAAATGGTTTCGCATAACGTTAGACGAAAGAGATTAAGTTTTACAACTTCTCTGCAAGAAGGTGTAGAAAAATCAGACATCATATTCATTGCAGTTGGAACTCCTACAGGTGCAGAAGGAGAAGCAGATCTTTCGATGGTTCTTTCTGTTGCAAAAGAAATCGGCAAAGCGATGAACGGATATAAAATCATTGTAGATAAATCCACCGTTCCAGTCGGCACAGCAGAAAAAGTAAAAGCCGTTGTATTGCAAGAAACAAAGCATCCATTCGATGTAGTTTCGAATCCTGAATTTTTAAAAGAGGGTGTTGCACTAGAAGACTTTATGAGACCGGAACGTGTTGTCATTGGTGCAGATACTGAGCTTGCGGGTAACACCATGAAAGAGCTTTATGCTCCTTTCGTTTTAAATGGAAATCCAATTTTACTCATGAGCATTAAATCAGCGGAAATTACAAAGTATGCGTGCAATGCATTTCTTGCTACAAAGATTTCATTTGCAAATGAAATTGCAAACCTTTGCGACAAAGTGGGGGCTAATTACGATGATGTGCGATATGGAATGGGAACCGATTCTAGAATCGGAAAGAAATTTTTATACGCAGGCATTGGCTATGGGGGTTCATGCTTTCCAAAAGATGTGCGTGCTCTAATTAAGACAGCAAAAGATGTAGGGTCACCGATTCGAATTATCGAAATGGTAGAAGAAGTAAACGAAAAACAAAAAATCAAACTCCTAGCAAAAATTGAATCTCATTACAAAAGCGAAAGTTTGAAAGGAAAAACCTTTGCTGTATGGGGAATGGCATTCAAACCAGACACAGACGATATGCGCGAGGCTCCCTCCATTCCAATCATTACAGAATTACACAGACTTGGTGTAAATCTTCAAGTATACGATCCAGAAGCAGTGGAAACATCTAAGTATTATTTCGACGGCAAAGTGAAATATGTCACTGATGCCTACGAAGCCTTAGACGGCGCAGAAGCGTTGTTACTTTTGACGGAGTGGAGAGAATTTAGAGAGCCTGATTTCAATCGAGTGAAGAAATTTCTCACCAAGCATGTCATCTTTGACGGAAGAAATTTATACAAAAAACCTCAAATGAACAAACTTGGATTTATTCATTACGGGATCGGAACGGCTTAAAAGAATCAAAACTGAATAGAATAAAGGGTAATTTCACTTATCCTTTATTCTACTTTAAAATACGCAACCTCCCAAATCTGTGATTGATTCGCCTAAGAGCCATTAGACGGTATTTACTTCCTCCCAATCTAAATTCTTTGTATTTCTAAATGAAATATAGTTGCATTTAGAAACAGGTCAAGAAACACTGGCATAATAATATTATGCTTTTTCAAATAAAAAAAATATTCCGATTTGCAAATTACCTAAAGCTATTCTTGCTCTATTTTCTATTGCAGACTAGCTTAGGCAATTTGCACAAGCATAGTGAATTTAATTTACACTTTCACGCAGAAAATATAATAACAAAAGACCACACAGTTGCAATAGAGAAGGATTGCAATGTCTGCCCTGCTCTCTATTCCGCTAGCCATTTTAATTTTCAATCTAATTACCTATATCATTTTCTCAGTTTTGATTTTCTTGAAATAAATATACCGCCAATCACCATTAAAGCAAAAAAATCATTCGGGTCAAAACTTGGTCGTGCTCCTCCCTTCATAGGTTAATACTGAGTATACTCAGCAAATAAATTTCTATTAATAAAAATCATTATTCAATTCTTAAATGGAATTTAATATTCCCGAAAGATTTGAGAGTAAAATAAAAAACTAAGGAAAAAAATATGTCAAAGAACATAACAATCATACTATCTCTACTCATTTTAATATTCTTCATCTCATGCGAAGAAAAGAAAAAGGACAATTCTGGCGCAGCTGCTGCAGCCTTTCTCTTAACAAGAAGCAGCACCTCTGGAGGATGTGCATCCGCATCTACTACAGCGATTTCAAATTCTGCCCTTTCAGGAACAACTCCCACTGCAACTCAATATTCTATCAGTGGATGTGATGCAAACTCTTTGTCTACCATTGGGTTCAGTAGCCAAAGTATTAGCACTGGTCTTACTGGCACTTCTGCAAACAGTAGAATCCTATCCAATGGAGATTTGTTTTCAGGAAGTGATGTAAACATTGAAGTTACTTTTAAATTGAATGATGCAAGCGGATACTTAGAAGTAATCGGTCACGGATCCGGAACGGCTGCAAGTTTGGATGGCACTGGAGTTCGAATTAATTCATCCTCAACACAAGCACGTGGAGCTGGAAGTTCCGCACTCACTACGATCAATGGTCAATCCACATCCGTAGGCACAACTGTAACCTATTGCGTTGATTTTCATAACGAGAGTCCTAACTTTCATACAGTAATTTGGCCTAGTGCTTGCACTGCAGTCTCTACAGCAGACAGGAATAGCTATACTGGTAGAGAAGCATCTGTCACATCCACGTTCCCTGGTAAACGTGTCGGTTTCATTTTAAACAATGCAACCTTACAAAGTTTTACAGTTAGAACTAAAATTGGAGTAGCGGCTAATCTACTAAATCCACAGTTTTAAAGTGAAGAATAAGATAGCGCGACACAGTATTGGTAAATCCTTCTTAGCCGGAGGATTTATCTTAATTCTGTTAAATGGATTAAATCCTTTATTCTCTGAAGATATTGCACTTTCCACAAATCATAAGGAAAAAGTAGAGAAACTCTTTCTCCAAGACCTCAATCAACATGGTGGGAAAAAAAATTTCCCCATGTTCACAGTTCCCCTAAATAGATTTACAAGTGATAAAAAGAAGCAAGACGAAAATGCATCGATCGATGATGAAAAATACAAAAAGCTACT
This window encodes:
- a CDS encoding UDP-glucose/GDP-mannose dehydrogenase family protein, with amino-acid sequence MKVCVIGSGYVGLVAGACFAEYGNDIICVDIDEKKINNLKNGIIPIYEPGLSEMVSHNVRRKRLSFTTSLQEGVEKSDIIFIAVGTPTGAEGEADLSMVLSVAKEIGKAMNGYKIIVDKSTVPVGTAEKVKAVVLQETKHPFDVVSNPEFLKEGVALEDFMRPERVVIGADTELAGNTMKELYAPFVLNGNPILLMSIKSAEITKYACNAFLATKISFANEIANLCDKVGANYDDVRYGMGTDSRIGKKFLYAGIGYGGSCFPKDVRALIKTAKDVGSPIRIIEMVEEVNEKQKIKLLAKIESHYKSESLKGKTFAVWGMAFKPDTDDMREAPSIPIITELHRLGVNLQVYDPEAVETSKYYFDGKVKYVTDAYEALDGAEALLLLTEWREFREPDFNRVKKFLTKHVIFDGRNLYKKPQMNKLGFIHYGIGTA
- a CDS encoding sodium:solute symporter family protein yields the protein MLPTLFMISLLSLSVLYVYLWGDNVKIFWDGFFVILLFFAVTFFTGSYIAHRKNSEKDGKDFLLGGRNIPLWISIFTMSATWLGGGYINGSAEATYKSGLVWLQAPWGYAISLIFGGIFFAKIMRKFKYRTMIDPLEQRFGKKMAAVLFLPALVGELFWTAAILSALGSTFGIVIGLDFNVSVILSAAVAIGYTALGGLWAVALTDVIQLSLLFLGLGIILPFIIDSSGSLTLTWAAYSAKWGEAASFIPSSVALGTSYWVWWDYAFLLIFGGIPWHSYFQRVLAAKTDKAAVSFSIIAGFVCLFAAIPPIIIGMVGAVTDWTPYGGAPENSLNILPYVMKYLTPTVVATIGLAAVTTAVMSSVDSSMLSAASMSAWNIYRPLIEPSISSKRINNLIKIFVWVNGALATLIALQVQSIYTLWILCSDFVYCLLFPALVTALFDKRANFYGALSGFVIAFILRFGGGEPSLGLPTILPYPILDATSEFGQDGIRIAVLFPFRTFAMLCGLMSIILISRLTQSLSAPKALVVHESEALSQDSN